GGGTTCGGGGCTTGTTGTGAAGGTGCATTATGTAAGGCAAAAGCATAATTCATTGGTGTAGGATTAGTGTTATTGGTAGATGGGATGATAGTAGTGTTGATAGGCAAGCCAACCCCCGTTGGAGGTTGGCTGCCGGCTGGCGCCGCCATGTTTGGCTGTAGTATAAGAGTTAGGTAGTATAAGAGTTAGGTATTGTGTAGGGTTTTCTGACACCCCTAGAAACAGCCACTTCAGTTCGAATTTAAACCTCCTCAAAAGTCAAAACCtcataaaggaaaagaaaaaaaaaaaagattcaagaaACCCGCACGGCCATAAAAAACACACTTATTTGCAAATGAACAGTAAACAATATCGACATCCAGGGAGAAGTAGCAAAAATGGCACAAGACAAAATGTAACCAAAAAGATGGGGCATCTGACCACTTTCCTTCGCTGTTGCTCAAGGAAAAGTAACTATATTACACCTCTATCTCCCtccctcctctctctctccccgGTCTTTGTGCATAAATTTAAATGGGAGATCCAAGACCAAGGGAATATCTTtacatttttgtttttcaacCTAACTCTATGCAAGCACTGATCCAAAACAGCCATTACAGTAGCAATAAGCAGATACCATTGGAGATAACTACGTGCCTGCCTGTCCACAGGTTTTCACCTAGAATTCTGATAATCTTAGTACCCGCTTCACAAGTGCAAATAGCCATATTCAACTGCATGAAACGGGAGAAAGATGTCAATTAAGCTTAAAATTCATACTAGAGGAACCCCCAACCCCCAGAGAGCCATGTTACTTGCCCTCCCCTGCAAGGGATGAAAATCTTGtgaaaaaaaatcgaaataattgaaaaagaaactTCAAACACTTTCTGGAAACAAATGTCGCCTAAGGGGGgcttagaattttgaataatGGGAGCAGTCGGTCTAGAAAGACATCTTTACCATCTTAGCTCATTTGTATCTTGAAGCTGCTCACTCGAACGTgataaaagaaaccaaggtttcCTGACCACACAAGCAGAATATCatcttaattatataaaaactaaaaacagCTGCATTACTAGATGTTATTATCACTTGAGATACCGCAGGTAACAACAGTAAACAAACTGCAAGGTCTTTTTTtgaacagatttttttttttttttttgaacagcAAACTGCAAGGTCTTTGATATGAAAAAATCAGCCCgagaaagaaaataaacaaaagagggagagagagagagagagagagcactTACAATTAGCTGCAGGAAGAGTATGTCAACCCCACGCCAACCTCAGAATAAGTGAAAGACAATGAAATCAggaagagggggggggggggggttgttgtGGGCTGGGCTTTGGACAACAAATCAAAAAGGAGATTGACACAATGGACAAGTTGACTTGTGAGAAGTAGAGAACCATTTATAGAGGCAGGCTGAATGGAACTTATGTTTGCAGGTTTTGCAAGCTAGCCGTGGAAGGCTATGATTTGAAGTGTGAATGACACTGTAACATATGGGGCACTCCTCGACACCTTCAAATTCCTTATCAAAATTGCTCTTCCATATGCAAATTGCTTCAGCTAAGGCACCATTCTGCATTGTAGGAAAATAGATCATCAACCTCACTTCCAAAGCACTCTAAGAAACACAGCTTAGCCACTAAGCAGTTAATTGACATCAAAGATGGTAAATACCAATACTTAAAAAATCAGTACATGGAACCTTGGTATTAAAAGTGAAGGGTGAcattttaaattgaaaaagaaagaaacatatgcatGATCAAAGAGTAGAATATTAAATGTAACAGTTACATTAAGGCAATAAATTTAACGTAGTGAGCACAGACACAGAGGAAATTATCAGTAGGGTGGGATGGGAGAATGATGCAGTGCAGAGATCACAAGTCAGTGGGACACCTGATTACGAAGAAATGACATCATTGACATTAACCACTTTCTCTGCTTAACCTCACTGATGCCAAGGCTCTTGGTACAATCTACATCCACAGGCCGCAGTGGGTAAGATGCCGGAAGACGAATTACTAGGTCCATTCCTGTTTCATCTTTTGTGTAGGTAGCCACCACTTCACAAGCAGATTTGCTCACGGTAACAGAGAAATTATCATCCGCAAAATTGGCTTTTTTAATCTGCATTTGAATGAAGGTCAGTGAGGCGTTTAATGCTCTCATAAGTAAGAGTATATATGACCCTACCGCTTTCAAAATAAAATGATTCATATTTTCAGGAGAACACCTGGAACTccctttattttaaatatgtattatCATAATAATGGTAGCAATGGAACAAAACGTGACAATGTGATAATAATACGATATGATGACAATGCTGCAGTTCTTATTGATCAAGAAGGTAATCTTTCTTTTGTCCCTTCCAGGCaatcggaaaagaaagaaatggttaatATATTCAAGATAATTACGTATTTACAAAATACGGTCGTGTAATTAACACTTGGACTGATATCATTAACCGTGCTAACCTTGGTATAAAGTTATGCAACTCTGTCTCATTTTTGCTCTACAAACTATTCAAAATCATCTTAAATCTTTTGTCAATTTGATCACTAGAAACCAGATGGGTAAAACAGACAAGTTCATTTCAATAAATGTTCCAGTATCTCAAGTGCGTAAGGACATCATTCATACCTGAGAGAGTTCATTCATAATCAGAGGTGGGCTACAATATGCTCTGGTGAAAAATTCAATGGCAGATGAAGTAGAACGGTCACGTATATCACTAAACCACCCACGAACATAAGCAGGAAGAATACAGAGCATGAGGCCAAAAATTGCACCAGCAAGTGAAGCAACTTTTTCTGGTCCAACAGGCCAAAGCGATTCCAAGCAAAATAACACAGAACTAGAAGCAATGGCACGAGTTGCAGATATCGCTGCTTCTGAAACTGAAGCTGGAAGTTCTGAATCCTTCTTTTTCAACCTTGATGGTACACAAAATTCCAAAGGGATATGCTGGAAAAGGCAATCTAACACTGTTGAAGTAGCAAATTCTTGAATGTATTGAACCATTCTCTCCCTCAGGGGTGATGATGATGGTAGTGACACCACATGTGAAAGTAACAAAGACCAAGCTAGAAAGACCTTTAtctgaaaaatttaaagatattTAGCAAACAAAAGCAGTTTCTCCAttagctttgaagaagaagcaaacaaaacaaagagagagagggggggggggggggggtggaacAAAAAGCTAACCCGTTCAAATGCAAGTAAGTCCATTTGAAGAGCTTCATATGGTAGTTTTTCCAGCATGGGAGACACTTCTGCCCTAAGATGAAGACTTTCTTCAGTAGAACCGTCAGCATCTCCACCAGAGGAACTTGTCTTTTCGACAGTGTACAAAGCCAACTGAGATACAGGTTCAGTtgaaagaataacataagaAGCACACCTTAGGGAAGGAAGTGTCTCGGCAGAAAACAGCATTGCATATAAAGAGCTAACTGGCCCTTTACTTAGGCCCCAGATTTCAACTGATTTTACCGCCTTGTCTCTTGCAATTGAAGAGGACTCGACAACAAGTGATGCCACTAAGTCCCAGAACTCAGAATGATCAAGGATAGATGATGCTACAATTGAAGAAGCTTCACCACCATAAGAACTTGCCGAAGCCTGGGTAGCGGCAGTAGAAAAGAACAGCCGaagaacaccttctataattcGGTCTTTGACCATGTCCCATCTGTCACCTTTCAAGCGATTAGAAACATCAGGAGCAGGGTCTTTTGCTTCAAAACCACTTATGTtgcaaaacaaagaaaatccaattagagcattGCTTGCGAGTTTTATTAGAGTAGAGTCCTCCACTGAAACGGTATCGTTGACCCTTTTCAGCATAACTTCTAAATGTTCACAACCAGAAGCATTTGTAATAACATCATTCACATTCTCGGCAACTTCCTCCATCACAACGACTGCTCGTTCAATCCACCACCTAAAACGGTATAGAACGAACTCCCAGTCATCCTCACTAAATTCTTCCCAGCAATAAGCAACTGCAACCAGAATTACTTTTGATAACAAAATCTGCACAACCGGCAGCTTGTTTATCACAGATAATGCAGAACTCTTTCTCTGCTTCTGAAATAATTCTAACAGTAGCATTCTCTCAGTAGAGCTGACATATCTTTCTGGTCTTAACCCTTTCCCTCCTTCAATTGGTCGTACAGGATAGCAGGATATAACAAGGTAAAACCAATCTGCCATTTCTGAAAATACCAAATTCCATTACACCTAAGACGGATAAATTGCAGATTTTTGTGACATAAGCTTTAAGTCTAATGAATTGGAAAAGACATCAGATATTAGATGCATAAGCCAACACAGTAATTACACTACATCCCACAACAAGGATAAAGCAAAGGCCATAAAAATAGAAACACCCCCCGGAAGCATGACATACATCTCTGCCACGAACCAAGACACTAATTTGATTACTTCTTATGTTTTCTATATCAGGAGCCTAGTTCTCAGCGCAGAAATAAAATTGCAGTTATAACAGCTTATCCTTTAGAAAATTGACACATTGTAGACAGCACTATTTTACCTTCTCCCGTTTGCCATGCATTTAAGGGTGGAAAAGACTGTGTTCGCTGGAGCCAGTCCATGATAGCCTCTTGCACTTCACAACATTCAGAAGAAGCAGACTGCATGCTTGCACTCTCTCTGTCAAATGGAACACTCAACGGCCTAATGATTACGTCCATAACTGAAGGAAGTATCCTTAAACAGTTTATATTTATTGTTTCACCAATATGGAGTTTATTCAGAAgcagattaaaaagaaatactGCCTTTTCCTTTCCCCATACATCATCCACGAAAAGTCTAGACAGTAACGATACAACAGCTCTCAGGAAGGGTTCTCCAATACTCTCCATGTTTGTAACAGGAGATAAGTTTGAAAGACTCAATTCTGCAACTCCCCCGTGAACAAGTGCACCATCGAGCAAAATGGTGACAATAGAATCTAGCAACTCATCCTCGGGCGTATAACACTCACTATTCaaatattcacaaaaataaGGTAAGAAGGAGCACAAGGCATTGCCACCATTCCATTTCCAAGTGCATAAGATTTCAGCTGCCAGCCAGGCACGGGAATAATGACATTGAGGAGTTGTGGTAGGTTGATTACTAGGATCCTCAGTTGAAGATGGAGACACATTAGAAACAGCACCTGCGACGATTATATCAAAACCTATCTTGGGTATAAGTCTGTCTATCAGAGCAACAAACCTGGTGACTCTTGGGTTCTGCAAAGGATGAAATACACAACTCTGAGAATCTTATAATATAAATCGAATTTGAATGCATAATATGATGTAAGTCACCTTCGAAATGCCAAAATGATGCTACAAAATGTTACAAAACTAAATAGTTGAACGAGTAAGTGAACAAGATGGGTATACTTCCTCCAGGAAGAAAACAAGAATATGTACCAGTTATAAAACCTCACTGTAACTCCCTCTTTTCCAACAAGAACATAgcagtgaattgagaagtaggTGCACAAGAGCATCCAAAAACTGCTCAATATAAATTACTTAAATGGGAAGGGCACTCACATCAATTGGAGCACTCTCAGTTTTCACCAAAGCTGTTCCTTTCCTGTCTTCCATATCTGGTGCAACCCAAGCAGGCCATGAATCATCCTGGCTTAGGAATCTGTCTAACAGCTTTTGCTTCTCAAACTGATCTTGACAGAGACATTCAAGAAGTTCAAGGACCCAGTGACAACATAAAGATGTAACTTCCACAGCATCCAAATTTTCATCCTTAAGCACAGCACTCCTTACAGTCTGGACCAAGATGCTTTCTAGGATCTTTCGACTATCTATGTTGATACTAAATAGGAACTGATTGCAAATTTTGCGATGGAGAGCATGCACTAGCTCACAAGAGGCCAaccttatctttattttttctctgGATTCTTCACCAAGTTCATCATTGAAGACAGTAGCCATGTTGCATTCCCAGTTAATTACAAACAATGCAGCTAAGATTCCCGAAAGTAGCTCAACTTCATGATGCAAACATTTCAATGCAGAAAAGCCACCATCAAGCACTTGTAAAGCAAAATTGACCATCTCATTCACATCCATAGAAGGTTCAAATCCCAGTTCAGTGTTATTGTCTCTGATAAGTGTCATTGAACACATGTCCTTGACCCATATGAAGGGAGAATCCATCATGAAAATTGTCAACTTCTTAAGAACCTCCCCTAATACTAGTACTAGTGTACTTTGGGACAGAAAGTTTGTTTCATCATCTCTTGCTATGCCACCCAGAACAGCACTGCAAACAGAACAACAAAGTAACtcaaaataaaacaacaataacaaaaaaataggGTCTGTGAGTGTTTAGTGCTATTAACTGTAGTCTTAAGCAAATGAAACAACACCTCCGTACCACTGAAGCCTTGATAAAGAGATGGGAAATAAACAGACAGTCTATAACCACAGGTGCCGAGATACAGAAGATGACCGGTTTATCATCCTAGCGAATAAACTGTGTCCCATATTGGCTGGGGAAATGGCATGTTGTCTCCTTATATGTTAGTGGACAATCCTCACCTAATGAGTTAACTTTTGTGGTTTAGTTAACCCTCGTTATCAACGCCAGACTCATCCCATCCTCAATATATCCGATGTTGCGGCCCATGTTCTTTTAATCATGCTCCAGACATCCAATTCTAGCATGTACAATAGGGGTGTTCGCCGGTCGGTATGATACAGCTTTAGACATTTCGGCTCGTGTATCCGGTTTCTTGAAATGCTATGCCAATACCATACGTTACTAAATTAGGTATGATGATTTTTTATCCTTTCCGCTCGGTAACTTCACGGAGTCTTGTGTGATACGAAGGTGCTacagagtggtggttagaccaactatgttgtatggggcagaATATTGGCGGTCAAGAATTCTCACGTCCAGAAGATGAAGGTGGCGGAGAGGAGGatgttgcgatggatgtgtgggcatacgaggagagataggattaggaatgaagatattcgagacaaggtgggagtggcctcaatggaggacaagatgagggaagcgaggctgagatggtttgggcatgtgaagaggagatgcACGGATGGCCCGGTGCGGaagtgtgagaggttggccatggatggtttcatGGGAGGTAGAGGTACgccaaagaagtattggggagaggtgattagacatgaCATGGCGCAGATCAAGCCCACCGAGGACATGACATAGATAGGAGGTTATGAAGGACACGGATTAgtgtagaaggctagtaggtagttgaGTGTTGCCGTAGAATTACTAttgtagtttcttgtcctttgatttATGTTATTCTCTAGTGTTTCGTGTACTTCGACTATTGTATGATTTTGTGGCAGTTATGTTATTATTCCTTTTTTCAGACTGATTTTTGttattatctattttttttttttacgttgGTAACATTGGTATTGATAGCACTAGGGCAGTGCTGAAGCCATTTTTGTTATTATCTATTGTTTCTTTacttttatatttctttttccgAATTGCTTTTGTTTACTTTTCTTTGAGCCAacggtctatcggaaacaaccccTCTACCTCCCAAGATAGGGGCAAGATCTGCGTACACGCcgccctccccagaccccacttgtgggattacactgggtttgttgttgttgttgttgttgttgttgttcggTAACTTCAGTTTGTTCGGCTTGGATAGAGAATTGTACTTTCTTTTGTctttaagaaataaatcttGGACAAAACACTAAATTAAAGAGTCttttggaactttcatttttctagGGAGTGCGTTAGAGGAAAGGTCTACCTGATCATGTTCTggaataaatatagaaattgaaAAGCAATGCAAAACAAAATTTACAGTTGAAGTGGTATTCTTACATTgcggaagaagaaaaaagataattcaaattttaatttaatttctcaTTGTCACAATATTCCATCTGGGATTCATCAAGCAATGACATGAGAACGACATTATTTATTTCTGGTAAACGGAAAGCAGGTAACAGAAAAAAAGTGGGAAAGGTAAAAAGAACCTaagaataaagtaaaaaaatttatttcttttacaTCTATGTTATAATCTAAAACATGTGTATTGTATAAGTAGCATGTTTTTTGGTATGGTATCTATAAAGAAATGaatcttgggcctaactcaaccccaaaaacTAGCTCATAGAGTGAGGATTGtccaagtccatataaggagaccaatTATCCATCGCATATCCTATGTGGGACTCTTAACACTCCCCCGCtctagctctgataccatgttaagaAATGGATCTTAGgtctaactcaaccccaaaagctagttTATGAGGGGAGAAGTGCTCAAGTCCATATAAGGAAACCATCCATCTCATTAACCACCGATGTAGGACTTTTTCACTCTTCAACAGTATCCATATCGAATACcgaattttttaagaaaa
This is a stretch of genomic DNA from Lycium ferocissimum isolate CSIRO_LF1 unplaced genomic scaffold, AGI_CSIRO_Lferr_CH_V1 ctg9684, whole genome shotgun sequence. It encodes these proteins:
- the LOC132046151 gene encoding E3 ubiquitin-protein ligase listerin isoform X2; this translates as MTNLVGVVGRDVAPYLKSLMGPWWFSQFDSVYEVSQAAKRSFQAAFPAQDKRLDVLILYTSEIFRYIEENLKLTPQSMSDKNVASDELEEMHKQVVSSSLLALATLLDIVVSAQSERPVLEAESKHASKAKVLAMSCAENLLSTHKLFLGFLKSQSSAIRSAAYSVMRSLIKNIPHAIKETDIIHLADAILGAFQEMDPSCHSSMWDVILLFSKKFPESWSILKIKKSALSRFWHFLRNGCFGSQQVSYPALLLFLDVVPAQAVEAQKFLLEVFQNLWAGRSLSYSSHLDRLALFKAMKECFLFSLKNTDRYSDAADSYRFQQTLTDQILLKLLWHEYLFSVSSKNHSMDFSSDSIQPSHQGSRQLNVKIPEGYVRDLGKCIVEILSDIFLLEPDLLSQFCSTFQQTCLGVFQQTDSSVENAEGVTEFLSVVNQQAVRKGETWPLVYLVGPTLSKSLPIIKTLDSPNAVRFMVAAVSIFGPRKIIQEIFCIQPEAREFLHVFKETFVPRCLQANGPSTSMRLDLLISLLDDECLAEQWASIIMHATNSEELKYADGIVDSDCLSLLAMLIEKAKMRASNRSTLQVPYAAYWHHHLLDFAAISVVRAFPPFGTSNVSYMRAVLGGIARDDETNFLSQSTLVLVLGEVLKKLTIFMMDSPFIWVKDMCSMTLIRDNNTELGFEPSMDVNEMVNFALQVLDGGFSALKCLHHEVELLSGILAALFVINWECNMATVFNDELGEESREKIKIRLASCELVHALHRKICNQFLFSINIDSRKILESILVQTVRSAVLKDENLDAVEVTSLCCHWVLELLECLCQDQFEKQKLLDRFLSQDDSWPAWVAPDMEDRKGTALVKTESAPIDNPRVTRFVALIDRLIPKIGFDIIVAGAVSNVSPSSTEDPSNQPTTTPQCHYSRAWLAAEILCTWKWNGGNALCSFLPYFCEYLNSECYTPEDELLDSIVTILLDGALVHGGVAELSLSNLSPVTNMESIGEPFLRAVVSLLSRLFVDDVWGKEKAVFLFNLLLNKLHIGETININCLRILPSVMDVIIRPLSVPFDRESASMQSASSECCEVQEAIMDWLQRTQSFPPLNAWQTGEEMADWFYLVISCYPVRPIEGGKGLRPERYVSSTERMLLLELFQKQRKSSALSVINKLPVVQILLSKVILVAVAYCWEEFSEDDWEFVLYRFRWWIERAVVVMEEVAENVNDVITNASGCEHLEVMLKRVNDTVSVEDSTLIKLASNALIGFSLFCNISGFEAKDPAPDVSNRLKGDRWDMVKDRIIEGVLRLFFSTAATQASASSYGGEASSIVASSILDHSEFWDLVASLVVESSSIARDKAVKSVEIWGLSKGPVSSLYAMLFSAETLPSLRCASYVILSTEPVSQLALYTVEKTSSSGGDADGSTEESLHLRAEVSPMLEKLPYEALQMDLLAFERIKVFLAWSLLLSHVVSLPSSSPLRERMVQYIQEFATSTVLDCLFQHIPLEFCVPSRLKKKDSELPASVSEAAISATRAIASSSVLFCLESLWPVGPEKVASLAGAIFGLMLCILPAYVRGWFSDIRDRSTSSAIEFFTRAYCSPPLIMNELSQIKKANFADDNFSVTVSKSACEVVATYTKDETGMDLVIRLPASYPLRPVDVDCTKSLGISEVKQRKWLMSMMSFLRNQNGALAEAICIWKSNFDKEFEGVEECPICYSVIHTSNHSLPRLACKTCKHKFHSACLYKWFSTSHKSTCPLCQSPF
- the LOC132046151 gene encoding E3 ubiquitin-protein ligase listerin isoform X1, encoding MGRPKGDGARTKSRPSSSSLAASLLPQGSTPVGFGGYMGASRVDSTEDSPPFLDFDSEVAQHLKRLARKDPTTKLKALASLSQLFQQKTAKEIIPIIPQWAFEYKKLLLDYNREVRRATHDTMTNLVGVVGRDVAPYLKSLMGPWWFSQFDSVYEVSQAAKRSFQAAFPAQDKRLDVLILYTSEIFRYIEENLKLTPQSMSDKNVASDELEEMHKQVVSSSLLALATLLDIVVSAQSERPVLEAESKHASKAKVLAMSCAENLLSTHKLFLGFLKSQSSAIRSAAYSVMRSLIKNIPHAIKETDIIHLADAILGAFQEMDPSCHSSMWDVILLFSKKFPESWSILKIKKSALSRFWHFLRNGCFGSQQVSYPALLLFLDVVPAQAVEAQKFLLEVFQNLWAGRSLSYSSHLDRLALFKAMKECFLFSLKNTDRYSDAADSYRFQQTLTDQILLKLLWHEYLFSVSSKNHSMDFSSDSIQPSHQGSRQLNVKIPEGYVRDLGKCIVEILSDIFLLEPDLLSQFCSTFQQTCLGVFQQTDSSVENAEGVTEFLSVVNQQAVRKGETWPLVYLVGPTLSKSLPIIKTLDSPNAVRFMVAAVSIFGPRKIIQEIFCIQPEAREFLHVFKETFVPRCLQANGPSTSMRLDLLISLLDDECLAEQWASIIMHATNSEELKYADGIVDSDCLSLLAMLIEKAKMRASNRSTLQVPYAAYWHHHLLDFAAISVVRAFPPFGTSNVSYMRAVLGGIARDDETNFLSQSTLVLVLGEVLKKLTIFMMDSPFIWVKDMCSMTLIRDNNTELGFEPSMDVNEMVNFALQVLDGGFSALKCLHHEVELLSGILAALFVINWECNMATVFNDELGEESREKIKIRLASCELVHALHRKICNQFLFSINIDSRKILESILVQTVRSAVLKDENLDAVEVTSLCCHWVLELLECLCQDQFEKQKLLDRFLSQDDSWPAWVAPDMEDRKGTALVKTESAPIDNPRVTRFVALIDRLIPKIGFDIIVAGAVSNVSPSSTEDPSNQPTTTPQCHYSRAWLAAEILCTWKWNGGNALCSFLPYFCEYLNSECYTPEDELLDSIVTILLDGALVHGGVAELSLSNLSPVTNMESIGEPFLRAVVSLLSRLFVDDVWGKEKAVFLFNLLLNKLHIGETININCLRILPSVMDVIIRPLSVPFDRESASMQSASSECCEVQEAIMDWLQRTQSFPPLNAWQTGEEMADWFYLVISCYPVRPIEGGKGLRPERYVSSTERMLLLELFQKQRKSSALSVINKLPVVQILLSKVILVAVAYCWEEFSEDDWEFVLYRFRWWIERAVVVMEEVAENVNDVITNASGCEHLEVMLKRVNDTVSVEDSTLIKLASNALIGFSLFCNISGFEAKDPAPDVSNRLKGDRWDMVKDRIIEGVLRLFFSTAATQASASSYGGEASSIVASSILDHSEFWDLVASLVVESSSIARDKAVKSVEIWGLSKGPVSSLYAMLFSAETLPSLRCASYVILSTEPVSQLALYTVEKTSSSGGDADGSTEESLHLRAEVSPMLEKLPYEALQMDLLAFERIKVFLAWSLLLSHVVSLPSSSPLRERMVQYIQEFATSTVLDCLFQHIPLEFCVPSRLKKKDSELPASVSEAAISATRAIASSSVLFCLESLWPVGPEKVASLAGAIFGLMLCILPAYVRGWFSDIRDRSTSSAIEFFTRAYCSPPLIMNELSQIKKANFADDNFSVTVSKSACEVVATYTKDETGMDLVIRLPASYPLRPVDVDCTKSLGISEVKQRKWLMSMMSFLRNQNGALAEAICIWKSNFDKEFEGVEECPICYSVIHTSNHSLPRLACKTCKHKFHSACLYKWFSTSHKSTCPLCQSPF